The genomic interval ATACGAATCGTACGTTTGCCCATGCTCGAACGCGAATTTTTCGGCAAGTTCGCGTTCGTTGATGGGCCTTTGAAATGTACGAACTCGGTGGTGGCCGGAACCGTGGAGGTGTGGCCGATGAGTTTGTGTCTGCATTTTATTCACGAACGAGATGAAGGTGGCGTAATCCTCATACGTTTCGGTTCCAGTTCGTCGAATTGTGATGCATGCAGACGCTGCTTCTGTCGATTTCACCAACGCGCGTGCAGCCGTCTGACCGATCGGAATAACTGATAAAATAGGACGAAAGCCGCGTACAGACTTTTGTACGTGATCTCTGTTTTCGCAGTGAATCCGGAGAAAGCCCTCAAGATCGCGAGGGGAGAATTCCGTAACAGAAGAGAGCCCTGCGCGATGATTGAAGACAGGGGACAGGCACCTTGGCATTCTCGATGTCATGGCGTTTTTTAATCTGGTCGGAGCGCAACCGTTCACAGCCCGAAGAGAGGGGGACAGGCACATTTTCCCGGTTCAATTGGAATTCATAGTGCATCAACTAGGGTGAGCTTTCCCTTTACCGTGGGAAAATGAGCCAGTCCCCGGTCTGTGAACGGTTCCGGTCGGAGCCAGCCCCCGTTACTTCAACAGGCTGTTGAACACAAGTTGCATCAGAACGTCACTCGCAAAGCCGGCATGACACAATCCGGCAAGCACGACCGTGAATTCGAAAAGTGAGCGGTGACAACGCACGAGGCAGCGCCATCCCAGCGACAAGGAAGTGCAGATGTACGACGAAAATGGTGTTTCGGCATTAGCGGTACGTACATCCGCTCTAGGATTCAGTGCACAGCATTTGAGCGAACAGGTTTGGCTTTCGGCAAACGAAATCGACGCAGAGGCCTGGGAACAGGTCCGTTTGCCGTCTGACTCGTCGCTTGATCGACGACTGCTGCAGGCGACCGAAACCAGCCTGGGACCGACCTGCCAGTTTCGGTATGTCCTTTATCGCGATTCGGTTGGCGAACCGGCAGCAATTGCCGTTCTTTGCACATTTGAGGTGGATATCGGCGTCCTGACCGATGATCCGTGGGCTCGCTGGATTCTGGATCGCCTTCGTCACATTTCACGCAAGCTCGTGACGTTCCGGATTCACTTCTGTGGACTGCCACTCTCGGGATGCGAAAGTGCCTTGCGCTTTGCGGAGGGGGCGGATACCACGGCCGTCTTAAAACGGCTCGATCAAACGATGCGACGGGTGGCACGAGAAGATCGCGTGAAAATCATTGTTCTGAAGGAGTTCACCGACGCAGAGCTCACACAGCTCAAGCTACTGGAAGCATTGGGCTATCGCCGTGCAGACAGTTTGCCCACGAATCTGATTCATCCGAACAGCGGCTCGTTCGAAGGTTTCCTGCATGAGCTCGGCTGGAAACGGCGAGGCAAGATCAACGTCTCGCGGAAGAAGTTCACGGCGAACGGGCTGCGGTTGGTGACCACGTCTGACTATTCGACGATCGAGCGATTGTACACGCCAGAAACACATCAGATGTACGAGTTCGTCTTCCAGCGATCGGCAACGAAATTTGAGCATCTGACCAGAGAGTTCTTTCTGGAGATGGCCCGTCAGCTAGGGGACTCGTGCGAATTCACCTTTGCGATGGAAGGGGATCGCGTTCGTGGATTTGTCATGTCGCTCTGGTTCGGAAGGGAATATCGATCGCTTTACATCGGGTACGACGAATCGATCAACGAGAAATCGCACGTCTATTTCAATTTATTGTTCCAGGCCGTCGCAAACGGAACGCAACATCAAGCATCGACAATTGATCTTGGCCAGAATTCGGACTACGTCAAACACGTGAAGCTGGGCGCCGTTCAGGCGCGACGTTCGATGTACGTCATGGCCGTCAAACCGATCGCCAAATGGGTGATCACGAACTTTTTTGATCAGCTCTTCCCCGCGCATCCGTTTTTTGGCGAAGCGAACACGACAAACGGCACGTCCGAATTTCTCGCACCGGAAACGGCCGCCACAAGCGGATCAGCTGGCGGATTGTCCTAGCAGCCTGTCGAAGGAAGGGGGACAGGCACCTTGGCGTTGACGAGGTCATGGCGTTTTTAAGCGGGCCGGAGCCAGTCCCCGTAATTTCAACAGGCTGCTAAGCTCAGCCTTCCCTTGACCGCGGGAAAATGAGTCTGTCCCCGGGCTGTGAACGGTTACGTTTCGTGGAGCTCGATTCTTGTCGGCAATGTCAGCTTGATTTTCGAGAATCGAATTGTGAGTCTTGTTCGACGGATCAGCAACGTCTTGACGATGTGAGACCGGTCAAGTGAGCACACTCAACAGGTGCCAACCAGCGATGGATTCAATGCCAAAGGAACGTGATGCTTGCGAGCCGCGGCCAGTCACTCTCGTATTGGAGACGCGATCGTATGAGTTCGATGCGAGCGAGACGACACACACTATCAACGATGATCGGCAGTTGCCTTGCGGTCGGTTTGTTGCAGATCGCATTCGTCCCACAGCTAGAAATTCTCGCGGATGATGACACGACGACGGCGCTCGTCCCGCGTGTTCTCGACGAAGCTCCGCTCGGTTGGGCAAAGCTGAAAGAGGCCGT from Schlesneria paludicola DSM 18645 carries:
- a CDS encoding GNAT family N-acetyltransferase, which translates into the protein MYDENGVSALAVRTSALGFSAQHLSEQVWLSANEIDAEAWEQVRLPSDSSLDRRLLQATETSLGPTCQFRYVLYRDSVGEPAAIAVLCTFEVDIGVLTDDPWARWILDRLRHISRKLVTFRIHFCGLPLSGCESALRFAEGADTTAVLKRLDQTMRRVAREDRVKIIVLKEFTDAELTQLKLLEALGYRRADSLPTNLIHPNSGSFEGFLHELGWKRRGKINVSRKKFTANGLRLVTTSDYSTIERLYTPETHQMYEFVFQRSATKFEHLTREFFLEMARQLGDSCEFTFAMEGDRVRGFVMSLWFGREYRSLYIGYDESINEKSHVYFNLLFQAVANGTQHQASTIDLGQNSDYVKHVKLGAVQARRSMYVMAVKPIAKWVITNFFDQLFPAHPFFGEANTTNGTSEFLAPETAATSGSAGGLS